The DNA region CATGTCGAAGCCGGAGAGCGCCATTCCGAGCAGGTTGCCGAACTTCGACAGCAGCGGCTTGGCATTACGGACCTTGAACAGGTCCTTGCCGATCGCGGACGAACGCCAGGCATTCTCGTACTCGACGAGTTCGTCATTGGCGCGGCCGGCGCCGAGCGCGGCCGCGACGTGCTCGGCGGCGAGCATGCCGGAGCCCATTGCATTGTGGACGCCCTTGATGCGCGGGACGTTGACGAAGCCGGCCGCGCAGCCGATCAGCGCGCCGCCCGGGAAGGAGAGCCGCGGCACCGACTGGTAGCCGCCCTCGGTGATGGCGCGCGCACCATAGGCAAGCCGCTTGCCGCCCTCGAACAGCTCGCGGATATCGGGATGCGTCTTCATCCGCTGGAATTCGTCGAACGGCGACAGGTACGGGTCATTGTAGTTCAGATGCACGACGAAGCCTACCGCGACGCGGTTGTCGTCGTAATGATAGAGGAACGAGCCGCCGCCGGTCTTGTCGTTCAGCGGCCATCCCAGCGTATGCTGAACCCGTCCCTTGCGGTGCTTGGCCGGATCGATCTGCCAGACCTCCTTGAGCCCGATGCCGAATTTCGGCGGCTCGGAGTTGGCGTCGAGCTTGAACTTCGCGATCAGCTGCTTCGACAGCGAGCCGCGCGCGCCTTCGGCGAACAACGTGTACTTGCCGAGCAGCTCCATGCCGCGGGTGTAGGAATCCTTGTGGCTGCCGTCCTTGGCGATGCCCATGTCGCCGGTCGCGATGCCGCGCACCGCGCCCTTGTCGTCATAGAGCACCTCAGTGGCGGCAAAGCCCGGGTAGATCTCGACGCCAAGCGCTTCCGCCTTCGGCGCCAGCCAGCGGCAGACATTGCCGAGCGAGCCGATATAGTTGTGATGATTGTGCATCAACGGCGGCATGATGAAGTTCGGAATGCGGAACCAGCCTTGCGACGTCGTCCAGTAGAAGCGGTCCTCCTTGACCTGCGTCTTCAACGGACAGTCCGCGTCCTCGCGCCAGTCCGGGATCAGCCTGTCGAGCGACACCGGATCGATCACCGCACCCGACAGGATGTGCGCGCCGACCTCGGAGCCCTTCTCCACCACAACGATCGAGAGCTCGGGATTGAGCTGCTTCAGCCGGATCGCGGCCGACAGGCCCGACGGGCCGGCGCCGACGATGACGACATCGAATTCCATAGACTCGCGCGGGGGAAGGTCTTCAGCACTCATGATCTTGATCTCAGCCCATTGAGAACGCTTCTAAGCTTTTCAAAAGTCGTTGTTTCCGATTTTTGGCGGAAGGACAACCATGGAATTGCGCTTCCATGGCTTTGCACGGCCCGGATACCGCAGAGAATAATCTTTTCCGAAATCGAGCCTCCACTTTTCTCCGCCATGCTCTAGATTGCAGCCATCATGGCCCTGACGCCCGAGCCCACCCCTACACTGCAGCAATTGCTGGCCTTTTACCTCGAGGCCGGGGTCGATTGCGCGCTTGGCGACGAGCCGATCAACCGGCTGGAAGAGCCCGAGCCAGTTCCCGCCCCCGCCGCGCCGCGTCCAGCCGCACTCAATCCGCTGCGCCCGCCACCGATGCCGGTCGTTCCGCGCAGCGAAATCACCATCGCGCCGGACGCCGCAATCGCCTCCGCGCGCGAGGCCGCACGCACCGCGCCGACGCTTGAGGCCTTGCGCACGCTGATGGAGACATTCGACGGCTGCGCGCTGAAGCACACCGCGACCCGGCTGGTGTTCGCCGATGGCAATCCGCAGGCGCGCGTGATGTTCGTCGGCGAGGCGCCGGGCCGCGACGAGGACATCGATGGACTGCCGTTCGTCGGCCGCTCCGGCAAGCTGCTCGACCGCATGATCGCGGCGATCGGGCTCGACCGCAGCAAAGCCTATATCGCCAACGTCATTCCGTGGCGGCCGCCGGGCAACCGGACGCCGACGCCGCAGGAGACGCAGGTGTGCCTGCCCTTCATCCAGCGCCATATCGAGCTGGTGAATCCCGACGTGCTGGTGACACTCGGCAATCCGTCGACGCAGGCATTGCTCGGCACGCGCGAGGGCATCATGCGCACGCGCGGCAAATGGATCGATTACGACACTGGCACGCGCACGATCCGCGCCGTCGCCACCTTCCATCCGGCCTACCTGCTGCGCTCGCCGTCGTACAAGAGATTGTCGTGGCAGGATTTGCGCGCGATCGCGAAGGTGCTTGCTTCGTAGGATGGGTAGAGCGCAGCGAAACCCATCATTAGCGCAGCGGGCATCAATCGATGGGTTTCGCTTCGCTCTACCCATCCTACAGATCGACTGATCCCTACCCCTTCGGCCGCACGATCGCCCAGCCGATCCGCAGAACCGGCTGCCGGCCATTGACCAGCCGGTCGAACGAGCGCGGCACTTCCGGCACCAGGCCGGGGAAGCGTTGCGCGAGTTCGGGCGGCGGCGTGCCGGCGGTGTCCTGCGCGCGCCAGACCACGACGCCGCCGGTCTCGTTGAACTTTGCGACCGACAGCCACGGCGTCCGTTGCGGCGCGGCGTCGAGCAAAAGATGCGGACGGCGCCCGTTCATCGCGATCAGGCTGGCGAGCTCTGGATCGCCGGCGACCGCGCGCAGGCGCTGGTTGGTGCGGCGTTCATAGCTGTCGTCGAAGAAGCGTCCCATCGCGGCTGCCGGGAGCGAGGTCGGCACCTCGGTGGTGCTGGTCCAGGGCAGGAACAGCGCCGCCGCCAGTGCGACCGCGGCAGGCGCCGCGACAGCGAAGGCCCACACCGAGCGCAACAGCCGCTGCCGCCTGAGATGGATCAGATCGCCGGTCGCGACGACGACCGCGAGCCCCGACATCAGCAGCGCCACGCCGGCGCCGCCGAAGGCGCGATCCAGATCGAACAGCCCGGAGACGAAGCTGCTCACGATCGCCGGCGCAAACGCGAAGAAATAAACGAAGTGCTGCGCCAGCGGACTGACCGGCGGACGGTAGATGATCGGGGCATCCTCACGGTCGCGGGCGAACCAGCGCGAATTGAGGATCGCCAGCACCACGATTCCGGCGGTCGCCACGATCAGCCCGCCGAGCACGACGCCCCAGCGCAGCGCGCGCGCCTTGAGATCGGCAGCCGCGGGCAAGGCCGGCAGCGCCAGCACGTCGGCGCGGACCAGCCAGATCAGATAGGGCAGCGCCAGCACGATGATGACCAGCAGCGCATAGAGCGGATCGACCGCGCGCAGCGTGCGTCGCCCGCGCTCGGTTGCGAGCGCAAAGCCGACCACGAGCAGGATCATGCCGAGCGCTGCCGGCGTCGTCAGCAGCAGCAGGCCGCAATCGATCGACCAGGCGAACCAGGCGGCGCGCCGGTTCTGCCCGATCAGCTGCCAGGAATGCAGCAGCAGGAGCGCCCACAGCGGACGCGCCAGGATCAGCGGGCCGAACTCGACGCTTGGCGAGGAAAACACCACGACCGTCATCGACAGCAGCACCGCCAGCACGCCCTGCGGGCCGCCGACGATGGCGCGCGCCAATTGGTAGAAGGCGATGAAGGTGGCGATCTCGCAGACCTGCGCCAGCAGATAGACACCGAACACGTGATTGCCGGCGGCGCGGAAGGCGATGTCGGCGAGCCAGAACGAAAGCGGCGGCCCCATGTCGGTGCCGACCTGATACTCACGGCCGAAGGCGAGGACGGTGGCGAGATTGCCGGGCGGGCTGCCGTAGAAGATCAGCGGCAGAAGCAGCCAGATCGCGGCCTGCACCAGCACC from Bradyrhizobium sp. B124 includes:
- a CDS encoding electron transfer flavoprotein-ubiquinone oxidoreductase, which codes for MSAEDLPPRESMEFDVVIVGAGPSGLSAAIRLKQLNPELSIVVVEKGSEVGAHILSGAVIDPVSLDRLIPDWREDADCPLKTQVKEDRFYWTTSQGWFRIPNFIMPPLMHNHHNYIGSLGNVCRWLAPKAEALGVEIYPGFAATEVLYDDKGAVRGIATGDMGIAKDGSHKDSYTRGMELLGKYTLFAEGARGSLSKQLIAKFKLDANSEPPKFGIGLKEVWQIDPAKHRKGRVQHTLGWPLNDKTGGGSFLYHYDDNRVAVGFVVHLNYNDPYLSPFDEFQRMKTHPDIRELFEGGKRLAYGARAITEGGYQSVPRLSFPGGALIGCAAGFVNVPRIKGVHNAMGSGMLAAEHVAAALGAGRANDELVEYENAWRSSAIGKDLFKVRNAKPLLSKFGNLLGMALSGFDMWCNTLGFSLFGTQSHAKPDRKTLDPSKQHQPIAYPKPDGKISFDKLSSVFLSNTNHEEDQPVHLKVADMNLQKTSEHDVFAGPSNRYCPAGVYEWVEESAGPRFQINAQNCVHCKTCDVKDPNGNITWVPPEGGGGPNYEAM
- a CDS encoding uracil-DNA glycosylase: MTPEPTPTLQQLLAFYLEAGVDCALGDEPINRLEEPEPVPAPAAPRPAALNPLRPPPMPVVPRSEITIAPDAAIASAREAARTAPTLEALRTLMETFDGCALKHTATRLVFADGNPQARVMFVGEAPGRDEDIDGLPFVGRSGKLLDRMIAAIGLDRSKAYIANVIPWRPPGNRTPTPQETQVCLPFIQRHIELVNPDVLVTLGNPSTQALLGTREGIMRTRGKWIDYDTGTRTIRAVATFHPAYLLRSPSYKRLSWQDLRAIAKVLAS
- a CDS encoding glycosyltransferase family 39 protein — its product is MRFTSLVVELIRARPRLVVWVVVLVQAAIWLLLPLIFYGSPPGNLATVLAFGREYQVGTDMGPPLSFWLADIAFRAAGNHVFGVYLLAQVCEIATFIAFYQLARAIVGGPQGVLAVLLSMTVVVFSSPSVEFGPLILARPLWALLLLHSWQLIGQNRRAAWFAWSIDCGLLLLTTPAALGMILLVVGFALATERGRRTLRAVDPLYALLVIIVLALPYLIWLVRADVLALPALPAAADLKARALRWGVVLGGLIVATAGIVVLAILNSRWFARDREDAPIIYRPPVSPLAQHFVYFFAFAPAIVSSFVSGLFDLDRAFGGAGVALLMSGLAVVVATGDLIHLRRQRLLRSVWAFAVAAPAAVALAAALFLPWTSTTEVPTSLPAAAMGRFFDDSYERRTNQRLRAVAGDPELASLIAMNGRRPHLLLDAAPQRTPWLSVAKFNETGGVVVWRAQDTAGTPPPELAQRFPGLVPEVPRSFDRLVNGRQPVLRIGWAIVRPKG